The following are encoded in a window of Acidobacteriota bacterium genomic DNA:
- a CDS encoding antibiotic biosynthesis monooxygenase, which translates to MIARIWHGGTTPDKTDAYEALLNEEIFVGFKNREIQGFKDIQLLRRRVGDEVEFITIIRFESLDAVKEFAGDDYEACVVPPSARRVLKRFDERSQHYEIKIAEDGAHV; encoded by the coding sequence ATGATCGCGCGAATATGGCATGGAGGGACGACGCCGGACAAGACGGACGCCTATGAAGCCCTCCTGAACGAAGAGATCTTCGTGGGCTTCAAGAACCGGGAGATTCAGGGTTTCAAGGACATTCAACTGCTGCGTCGCAGGGTGGGCGATGAAGTGGAATTCATCACGATCATAAGATTCGAGTCGCTGGACGCCGTAAAAGAGTTTGCCGGTGACGACTATGAGGCGTGCGTCGTCCCGCCGAGCGCCCGGAGGGTTTTGAAGCGCTTTGATGAACGTTCCCAGCACTATGAAATCAAGATCGCGGAAGATGGCGCTCACGTCTGA
- a CDS encoding HigA family addiction module antidote protein, with amino-acid sequence MSILNTRRKVVRPIHPGEILREDFLPDYGLTASGLAAALGVSRQTVNELLRERRSVSPEMALRLSRLFGNSPEFWLNAQRAVDLWDAAQEIGREVKRINPLTVS; translated from the coding sequence ATGAGCATCCTGAACACAAGGCGGAAGGTTGTTCGCCCCATCCACCCGGGGGAGATCCTTCGGGAGGACTTCCTGCCTGACTATGGCCTGACGGCCTCCGGTCTCGCGGCGGCGTTGGGCGTTTCGCGACAGACCGTGAATGAGCTGCTGCGTGAGCGCCGCTCGGTCAGCCCGGAGATGGCGCTCCGGCTGTCGCGTTTGTTTGGCAACTCCCCCGAGTTCTGGCTGAATGCGCAGCGCGCGGTCGACCTGTGGGATGCCGCCCAGGAGATCGGACGGGAGGTCAAGCGGATCAACCCCTTGACCGTGTCCTGA
- a CDS encoding type II toxin-antitoxin system RelE/ParE family toxin — MIKSFVDKHTAELFATGRSRRLPPDLVRRARRKLESIDLAARLDDLRVPPGDRRHKLGGDREGQHAITINDQWRICFRFVEGDACDVEVTDSH; from the coding sequence GTGATCAAGAGCTTCGTCGACAAGCACACGGCGGAACTGTTTGCAACCGGCCGGTCCAGGCGATTGCCGCCAGACTTGGTGCGGCGGGCGAGAAGAAAGCTCGAGTCCATCGATCTGGCCGCGCGCCTGGATGACCTCCGGGTTCCTCCGGGCGATCGGCGCCACAAACTCGGCGGAGACCGGGAAGGACAGCATGCGATCACCATCAACGACCAGTGGCGCATCTGCTTCCGGTTCGTTGAGGGCGACGCCTGCGATGTTGAAGTGACAGATTCTCACTGA
- the tnpA gene encoding IS200/IS605 family transposase produces MPNTYFSLQAHLVFSTRGRQPWIADDWREAMWASMGGICRNHGAVASAIGGIADHAHTLLGFKPTHRLCDLVREIKGGASEWIHTVQNAPWFDWQDGYSAFSVSASQVPAVRRYIENQVEHHRRVSAREELVRLLRLHHIAVDERCLR; encoded by the coding sequence ATGCCCAACACCTATTTCAGTCTCCAGGCTCATCTGGTGTTTTCCACCCGCGGCCGGCAGCCGTGGATCGCCGACGATTGGCGCGAGGCCATGTGGGCGTCCATGGGCGGAATCTGCCGCAACCACGGGGCGGTTGCCTCGGCGATCGGGGGAATCGCCGACCATGCCCATACGCTGCTCGGTTTCAAACCCACCCATCGATTGTGCGACCTGGTTCGTGAAATCAAAGGGGGCGCTTCGGAATGGATTCACACGGTGCAGAACGCGCCCTGGTTCGATTGGCAGGACGGATACTCGGCGTTCTCGGTGAGTGCCTCTCAGGTCCCAGCCGTCCGGCGGTACATTGAGAACCAGGTGGAACACCACCGGCGGGTATCGGCGCGAGAGGAGTTGGTTCGGTTGCTCCGTCTGCACCACATCGCGGTCGACGAACGATGTCTGCGATGA